From the Oscarella lobularis chromosome 13, ooOscLobu1.1, whole genome shotgun sequence genome, one window contains:
- the LOC136194718 gene encoding uncharacterized protein, producing the protein MSTALFVLAFCCLTASVVTGHGYRGHSGRYGHSSRHSSRHGYWRFGCGWMWRCSGCYSDADCSAPTPVCDKTGECSQCLDENERCGKDAQCCGNFLCDNGQCSAPKPSGTEGARCNNLSECDSGLCCARVHSGEERSVCKKLADKDDCCSSASHAHYCPCREGLTCEVPETRYWWWSWRRGRKETLGTCKEMETPTTVDPTTAMMKSSGGGESGGESDGESGDESDFPAVSPTKSQKELHKKRIDEKKKLQNEIDEKRERTKTG; encoded by the exons ATGTCCACAGCACTCTTTGTTCTGGCGTTCTGCTGCCTCACCGCGTCGGTGGTGACGGGACACGGCTACCGGGGTCATTCCGGTCGTTACGGTCATTCCAGTCGTCATTCCAGTCGTCACGGCTATTGGAGATTCGGTTGCGGATGGATGTGGCGTTGCTCG GGTTGCTACAGTGATGCCGATTGCAGCGCTCCGACACCTGTTTGCGATAAGACGGGAGAGTGTAGCCAGTGCCtggacgaaaacgaacgctGTGGAAAAGACGCACAGTGCTGCGGAAATTTTCTCTGCGACAACGGGCAATGCTCAGCACCGAAGCCCAGTGGCACAGAGGGAGCGAGATGTAATAACCTTTCGGAATGCGATTCAGGTCTGTGCTGTGCACGAGTCCACAGTGGCGAAGAAAG ATCCGTTTGCAAGAAATTGGCAGACAAAGACGACTGCTGCAGTTCCGCTTCTCACGCTCACTATTGCCCATGTCGCGAGGGGCTCACATGCGAAGTACC GGAAACGAGATATTGGTGGTGGTCATGGAGACGGGGAAGAAAGGAAACGCTGGGAACATGCAAAGAGATGGAGACTCCAACCACAGTCGATCCCACTACCGCTATGATGAAATCAAGTGGCGGCGGTGAAAGCGGtggcgaaagcgacggcgaaagcggcgacgaaagcgacttCCCCGCTGTATCTCCTACTAAGTCGCAAAAGGAATTACACAAGAAACgcatcgacgaaaagaagaaattgcaaaatgagatcgacgagaaaagagaacgCACGAAGACTGGATGA
- the LOC136194916 gene encoding triadin-like, with the protein MSVEAATESLERAGRLSWSDSETGSSAVIVRSESDVFATMPSDDANAKESTKASRTNSELENSSFPCSTSAPFLQKKRGKTKRGSRKKIPMAPVDSKENRHDLSYSWKRIRRKTEEIWSMPLVAVSSDNDDSLKPSPRLPLLYLPEEKTPLVDTCERRVLHLPDEMIEPEIEEETFSMPQWRPLVRKEDRAEESPPLSLPRLQLDPKTNDVWRQEETVIGSSKLPLLFLDLEDPSMLSPPVSQIPLFPSDEDSSKRVSGLGVHSRIHRRRIAKNKILPRNKFKFRTSKGQPSQTEKKEKAVQVDDSSSTESSDSLSVDETERNGSRQEDKDEESVQDELQTEPLVREQSPDIADLPAKLDRLETEIRLRREEERRAEPLVVVPVDLSRQWKNRSAAEIDLHPILLTRPQVTTTSVQTDATPIIPPIETRFSPPSPPFVTDTAVTKDDVEKEDKENDQESEVEAIPDVGDRSSSSGPVRVDLTQVVASQLFFEEDPGRSSFLSVVDISASQLDDLPTENEGPVEREKRECEVQVHETSPLDDSLTRRLLSTGEEENLETDATPENVETAALDMNLPPVKDAALKSRLVSMMEQLNAIEATAKRIDMEFQDSKLLLHTIDQLQSVEEIAEPLPEVPQIQREIEKEPEKDQEEEEDVSITKDSEDTDSESHYQPEIDQPEIPSKVASPVPSEKIEEESSGEARPAPSEKVDLPIPTERISSPPPVIKPVPSIKSPLRAPRTRYRERLQSKPKLLASKAPPRPKPSIVFEEECPPEPTASQIKAVFAESESSKKPARNREELLQWMRKKHEERQVKYLQKTTQLRRAEAHPFKPRTTRRATARSAKEKEEQLKEHLAERVQDAFNLMSSLVTSKESTPRPHRTSDEPMPLPRDGETGNISVSSSGSVMSNIDWDEIDRILDS; encoded by the exons ATGAGCGTAGAAGCGGCTACAGAAAGCTTGGAAAGAGCTGGCCGCCTGTCTTGGAGCGATTCGGAGACGGGATCGTCCGCAGTGATCGTGCGAAGCGAATCCGACGTGTTCGCGACGATGCCAAGCGACGATGCGAACGCaaaggaatcgacgaaagcCTCGCGAACGAACAGCGAATTGGAAAACAGCTCGTTTCCTTGTTCGACGTCGGCTCCGTTTCTTCAGAAGAAACGgggaaagacgaaaaggggctccagaaaaaaaatcccaaTGGCGCCTGTCGATTCGAAGGAGAATCGTCACGATCTCAGCTATTCTTGGAAGAGGATACGTAGGAAAACCGAAGAG ATTTGGAGTATGCCACTTGTAGCTGTTTCCAGTGACAATGACGATTCGTTGAAGCCATCTCCTCGTTTGCCTCTTCTGTATTTGCCTGAGGAGAAAACGCCACTGGTGGATACCTGCGAGCGTCGCGTTCTTCATCTACCTGACGAGATGATTGAGCCAGAGATAGAAGAGGAGACGTTTTCCATGCCACAATGGCGTCCTCTTGTTCGAAAGGAAGACCGTGCTGAAGAATCGCCACCGTTATCTTTGCCACGACTTCAGTTGGACCCGAAGACGAATGACGTTTGGCGACAAGAAGAGACAGTGATTGGGTCCTCAAAACTGCCACTTTTGTTTCTTGATTTGGAAGACCCTTCGATGCTCAGTCCTCCCGTGAGTCAAATCCCTTTGTTTCCTTCAGATGAAGACAGCTCCAAAAG GGTTTCTGGATTGGGAGTGCATTCACGGatacatcgacgtcgaatagctaagaataaaattctTCCTCGCAACAAGTTCAAATTTAGGACGAGCAAGGGTCAACCGAGtcaaacagaaaagaaagaaaaagcggttCAAGTAGACGATAGCAGCTCAACAGAGTCATCCGACTCTCTCAGTGTCGACGAAACAGAGAGAAATGGCTCTCGTCAAGAggacaaagacgaagagtcTGTCCAAGACGAACTTCAGACGGAACCTCTCGTACGAGAACAAAGTCCAGACATCGCCGATCTTCCAGCCAAActcgatcgtctcgaaaCGGAAATTCGACTGCGACGCGAAGAGGAGCGACGCGCCGAgccactcgtcgtcgtccccgTCGATTTGTCACGACAGTGGAAAAATCGTTCGGCAGCGGAAATCGATCTGCATCCTATACTATTAACGCGACCCCAAGTCACAACGACGTCTGTTCAAACGGACGCGACTCCAATTATTCCACCAATTGAAACGCGTTtctctcctccttctcctcccttTGTAACAGATACCGCGGTGACGAAGGATGACGTAGAGAAAGAggataaagaaaacgatcagGAGTCTGAAGTCGAGGCGATCCCAGACGTTGGGgatcgttcttcgtcttctggtCCGGTTCGAGTTGACTTGACTCAAGTCGTGGCTTCTCAGCTGTTCTTCGAAGAGGATCCGGGTCGGAGTTCGTTTCTTAGCGTCGTGGATATTTCTGCGAGTCAGCTCGACGATCTTCCGACTGAGAATGAGGGTCCGgttgaaagagagaaaagggaGTGTGAGGTACAAGTTCACGAAACGTCTCCCTTGGACGATTCGTTGACTCGGCGTCTTTTATCGACTGGGGAAGAGGAAAATTTGGAGACTGACGCTACTCCTGAAAATGTTGAGACTGCAGCTCTTGATATGAATTTGCCTCCTGTGAAGGATGCCGCTTTGAAGAGTCGACTGGTTAGCATGATGGAACAGCTGAATGCCAtagaggcgacggcgaagagaatAGACATGGAATTTCAGGACTCTAAACTG ctTCTTCACACAATTGATCAACTGCAGTCAGTTGAAGAAATCGCCGAGCCCTTGCCGGAGGTACCTCAAAttcaaagagaaattgagaaagaGCCAGAGAAAGaccaagaagaagaagaagacgtatCTATTACCAAGGATAGCGAAGACACAGACTCTGAATCTCATTACCAGCCCGAAATCGATCAGCCAGAGATACCCAGCAAGGTAGCAAGCCCAGTACCAtccgagaaaatcgaagaagaatcCAGCGGAGAAGCAAGACCTGCACCATCAGAAAAAGTCGACTTGCCTATTCCTACGGAAAGAATATCGTCACCTCCACCTGTTATAAAGCCAGTTCCATCGATTAAAAGCCCCTTGAGAGCTCCTAGGACTCGATATAGGGAGCGTCTACAATCTAAACCTAAATTATTAGCATCAAAGGCACCGCCTCGTCCAAAGCCTTCGATAGTTTTTGAAGAGGAGTGTCCTCCCGAGCCTACGGCGTCGCAAATCAAAGCCGTTTTTGCGGAAAGCGAGAG CAGTAAAAAACCGGCGAGAAATCGCGAGGAATTGCTTCAGTGGATGCGCAAGAAGCACGAAGAAAGGCAGGTCAAATATCTGCAGAAGACGACCCAGTTGCGAAGGGCCGAAGCGCATCCATTCAAGCCTCGAACGACTCGCAGAGCAACGGCAAGAAGtgccaaagaaaaaga AGAACAGCTCAAGGAACATTTGGCCGAACGAGTTCAGGACGCCTTCAATTTGATGAGTAGCTTGGTCACTTCGAAGGAATCGACTCCAAGGCCACATAGAACGAGCGACGAGCCAATGCCACTTCCACGCGATGGAGAAACAGGTAATATTTCCGTATCGTCGTCTGGGAGCGTCATGAGTAATATCGATTGGGATGAAATAGATAGAATATTAGATTCGTAG
- the LOC136194716 gene encoding uncharacterized protein → MTMQYQPAFFALCAFLVATTASSFQTRTRETCLVCRLIGWIRYCKCCTSNEHCAGPSVCNDFGFCTQCLSEQEACRRDDDCCSQLICSAARCRLPKTPGQPGARCNRHQDCNRGLCCAKDKYSEGHVCKQLGSVGSYCSMSGSVEEYECPCKSGYKCLGRETEFWKSYYSRFFVKGDVRLCALHIFPEPDDLSGSGSSITEPPSVNHTLTRKEKKLLERERQKKEREKEREIKRLETKKRKEQMRLKRLEEKERRRQEKLLRELTTIEAPTDSTDPSTESISPTDDLDSGGLMRELPSIELSLNRTLSRKEKKILERERQKKEREKEREKKRLERKKVKEMLRLQRLEEKERRRYEKLLSELPTIETPTLSQEERERLRKIEEKEKNRQEKLERKEGT, encoded by the exons ATGACGATGCAGTACCAACCTGCGTTTTTCGCCCTATGTGCCTTTCTCGTGGCGACAACGGCCTCGAGCTTTCAAACCAGAACTCGCGAGACGTGCCTCGTCTGCAGATTGATCGGCTGGATCCGTTACTGCAAA TGCTGCACTTCGAACGAACACTGCGCTGGACCGTCTGTCTGCAACGACTTCGGCTTCTGCACCCAGTGCTTGTCGGAGCAAGAAGCGTGCAGACGCGATGACGACTGCTGCTCCCAGCTGATATGCTCGGCGGCACGTTGTCGGCTCCCGAAGACGCCCGGGCAGCCGGGAGCGCGTTGCAATAGGCATCAAGACTGCAATCGAGGACTTTGTTGTGCGAAGGACAAGTACAGCGAAGG ACACGTCTGCAAACAGCTTGGTAGCGTGGGAAGTTATTGCTCCATGTCTGGTTCCGTTGAAGAGTACGAATGTCCGTGCAAGAGTGGGTATAAGTGCCTAGGACG GGAGACCGAATTTTGGAAAAGTTATTACTCGAGATTTTTTGTCAAAGGAGACGTTCGTTTGTGCGCCCTGCATATCTTTCCAGAACCAGACGACCTGTCGGGTTCTGGCAGTTCGATAACAGAGCCGCCCAGCGTCAATCACACGCTGactagaaaagagaaaaagctaCTTGAACGGGAAAGgcaaaagaaggaaagagaaaaagaacgagagaTAAAGCGATTAGagactaaaaaaagaaaagaacagatGCGATTGAAAAGgctggaagagaaagagagaagacgGCAAGAAAAGCTTTTGAGAGAGCTAACAACAATCGAAGCGCCTACGGATTCTACAGACCCAAGTACTGAAAGTATCTCCCCTACAGACGACCTGGATTCTGGCGGTTTGATGAGAGAGCTGCCCAGCATCGAGCTTAGCCTCAATCGCACGCTgtcgagaaaagagaaaaagatacTGGAACGGGAAAGGCaaaagaaggagagagaaaaagaacgagagaaaaagagattagAGCGcaaaaaagtaaaagaaaTGCTGCGATTGCAAAGgctggaagagaaagagagaagacgGTACGAAAAGCTTCTGAGCGAACTGCCAACAATCGAAACGCCTACACTATCCCAAGAAGAGCGCGAACGACTACGAAagatagaagaaaaggagaagaatcGACAAGAGAAGCtcgaaagaaaggaaggaaCGTAA
- the LOC136194714 gene encoding cyclic AMP-responsive element-binding protein 3-like protein 2 translates to MESLDIAESHQSGFDLDFSAFLDANLTSNTDPDEIDLSSDLLSSLLNPDACGLLADAADAVDDEFFDAPSSFVEPIPARETIELDHNYARLGDATTTTTTTTTQFHLADDILALCDGVESTNKVAGNGGEQPDFGYESMAVLSSPGEGSGSDSESSSTSSPSSTSTLSPKAVGTATVGSFGVVRPSLCYASPLSVLASFPIPRLKPLSKKEEIEVKPVELTDEEKDAFLAEGLPIPTTWPLTKVEEKTMKAVRRKIRNKACAAASRQKKKEYIDTLERRVQTCTEENQHLQKKVDSLQCQNRSLLAELKKLKQSISNSVQAVASSRSAQSGTCIMVLVLCFALVFPQWMPVRFLGRSSAQTPFDYTTPSVQGRSLLDYDDDWSFLGSAYNFMCYYMSWESEKKSRYDHPDVIAKATWTLNSTAVENSTTVDIVA, encoded by the exons ATGGAGTCACTCGACATCGCAGAATCGCATCAAAGCGGCTTCGATCTCGACTTCTCCGCTTTCCTCGACGCGAATCTAACCTCTAAC ACGGACcccgacgaaatcgacttGTCATCGGACCTACTCTCGAGCCTTCTCAACCCGGACGCGTGCGGCcttctcgccgacgccgccgacgccgtcgacgacgaattcttcgacgcgccgtcgtcgttcgtcgaaccGATTCCGGctcgcgaaacgatcgaactCGATCACAATTACGCGCGACtaggcgacgcgacgacgacgacgacgacgacgacgacgcaatttcatctcgccgacgacatTCTCGCTCTCTGCGACGGCGTAGAGTCGACGAACAAAGTCgccggcaacggcggcgaacAGCCGGACTTCG GATATGAATCGATGGCtgttttgtcgtcgccggGTGAAGGCAGTGGAAGTGATtcggagtcgtcgtcgacgtcttcgccgtcgtcgacgtcgacgttgtcgccGAAGGCTGTGGGGACTGCGACGGTGGGAAGTTTTGGCGTTGTGAGGCCGTCTTTGTGCTATGCGAGTCCGCTGTCGGTTTTGGCTTCCTTTCCTATACCGCGGCTGAAACCGTTgtcgaaaaaggaagagatt GAGGTGAAGCCTGTTGAGTTGACTGACGAGGAGAAGGATGCGTTTTTGGCTGAAGGCCTGCCTATACCTACAACTTGGCCTCTGACAAAA GTGGAGGAAAAGACCATGAAGGCTGTGAgacgaaaaattcgaaacaAA GCCTGCGCGGCGGCAAGTcggcaaaagaagaaagagtaCATCGACACGCTGGAAAGAAG GGTACAAACCTGTACTGAAGAAAACCAGCACCTTCAGAAAAAAGTCGATTCTCTTCAGTGTCAGAACAG GTCACTTCTGGCCGAGTTAAAAAAGCTTAAGCAGAGCATATCCAATTCCGTTCAAGCCGTTGCGTCAAGTCGATCCGCTCAGTCTGGAACGTGTATCATG GTCTTGGTTCTTTGTTTTGCGCTCGTATTTCCCCAGTGGATGCCTGTAAGGTTTTTGGGACGGTCATCCGCACAGACTCCCTTTGATTATACGACGCCTTCAG TTCAAGGCCGATCTCTTCTGgactacgacgacgattggtcTTTTCTGGGATCTGCTTATAATTTCATGTGCTACTACATGTCTTGggaaagcgaaaagaagTCACGGTATGACCACCCAGACGTCATTGCAAAGGCTACGTGGACTCTGAATTCGACAGCTGTAGAGAATAGCACTACTGTGGACATTGTAGCATAA